The following are encoded together in the Phaseolus vulgaris cultivar G19833 chromosome 9, P. vulgaris v2.0, whole genome shotgun sequence genome:
- the LOC137821360 gene encoding ankyrin repeat-containing protein NPR4-like isoform X1, producing MDTVNANPASSSPQAHVVQIASADQLPHPSRHILQDRREYLQKCVPLYKVAMRGDWNEARRMIEEDSSLLNAAITKEWGTLLHVVAGTNHVHFANQLVKLLDLPDLELRNFNGNTAFCYAAASGNMEMAAMLIKQNEDLPKIRGGEEATPLYMAVLLRKGEMARLLYPLTTNILEEDDFTMLFFRCIKSELYDIALQILQERSMLAVARDENNDTGLHLLARKTCGFSVGDQWYLPNQILNSSMKATPFVQLVECLWNMLLQQDYDETQLRTFISQPSQITFDATKVGNFEFLATLMRSYPDLLWEVDHKNRSIIHIAVLHRHSTIYCLIHELGSIKDFIATFEDDEGNNILHYAAMLSPPDKLSLISGAALQMTHELLWFQEVKKIMLLVNIEKKNAEGKTPREIFAEEHKELLTKAESWTKSTAINCMLVSTLITTGVFTATFMVPGGNNKKSGNPNYLQEQAFLVFSLSVACALISASASILMFLSILISSYAEDECFKSLPYKLLFGMVTQIISITTMMISFSAAFYITFSHGLTRVPFSIFVLSFLPIPLFKPLWSDIIRSSYLCMSLFWPGK from the exons ATGGACACAGTAAACGCGAACCCAGCATCGTCATCACCACAAGCACATGTGGTTCAGATTGCTTCAGCTGATCAACTTCCACACCCTTCTCGTCACATACTGCAAGATAGGA GGGAATACTTACAGAAATGTGTACCCCTTTATAAGGTAGCAATGAGAGGTGATTGGAATGAAGCCAGACGCATGATAGAAGAAGACAGTAGTCTGTTGAACGCTGCCATAACAAAGGAATGGGGTACACTTCTTCATGTTGTGGCAGGAACAAACCATGTTCACTTTGCGAATCAATTGGTTAAATTACTTGACCTACCTGACCTGGAACTGCGAAATTTCAATGGAAACACAGCGTTTTGCTATGCTGCTGCATCTGGAAACATGGAAATGGCTGCTATGTTGATCAAACAAAATGAAGACCTACCCAAAATCAGGGGTGGAGAAGAAGCCACTCCTCTTTATATGGCTGTCTTGCTGAGAAAAGGTGAAATGGCAAGGCTTCTCTACCCTCTCACTACCAACATTTTGGAAGAAGATGACTTCACCATGCTGTTCTTCCGCTGCATAAAATCTGAATTGTATG ATATTGCTTTGCAAATTCTACAAGAACGCTCGATGCTGGCAGTGGCGAGGGATGAGAACAACGACACAGGCTTGCATCTCTTGGCTCGAAAGACTTGTGGTTTTAGTGTTGGTGATCAATGGTATCTTCCAAACCAGATTTTGAACTCTA GCATGAAGGCAACTCCATTCGTCCAACTTGTTGAGTGTCTTTGGAACATGCTTCTACAACAAGATTACGATGAAACACAGTTGAGGACTTTCATAAGTCAACCATCACAAATAACATTTGATGCTACAAAAGTtggaaattttgaatttttagcTACACTTATGAGATCTTACCCTGATTTATTATGGGAAGTGGATCATAAAAACCGAAGCATAATTCACATTGCTGTTCTTCACCGCCATTCAACCATCTATTGTCTAATACACGAACTAGGCTCAATCAAAGATTTCATAGCAACTTTTGAAGACGATGAAGGAAACAACATATTGCATTATGCTGCTATGTTGTCACCTCCAGACAAACTCAGCTTAATTTCCGGAGCAGCTCTTCAAATGACACATGAATTACTATGGTTCCAG GAGGTGAAGAAAATAATGCTGCTGGTAAATATAGAGAAGAAAAATGCTGAAGGCAAGACTCCTCGTGAAATATTTGCTGAGGAGCATAAAGAACTATTAACAAAGGCAGAATCATGGACAAAGAGCACAGCTATTAATTGCATGCTTGTATCTACACTCATAACCACAGGAGTTTTCACTGCTACGTTTATGGTTCCTGGTGGCAACAATAAAAAATCAGGAAATCCCAACTATTTGCAGGAACAAGCATTCCTGGTATTCTCACTATCAGTTGCATGTGCTCTGATATCAGCATCAGCCTCCATACTAATGTTCTTGTCCATCCTCATTTCAAGTTATGCAGAGGATGAATGTTTCAAATCCCTCCCTTACAAGTTACTCTTTGGTATGGTCACACAAATCATCTCCATCACAACCATGATGATATCGTTCAGTGCTGCTTTTTACATAACATTTTCTCATGGTTTAACCAGGGTTCCATTTTCTATTTTCGTGCTTTCGTTTCTGCCAATACCCTTGTTCAAACCACTATGGTCAGATATTATCCGTTCTTCTTATCTTTGTATGTCTCTCTTTTGGCCTGGAAAATAA
- the LOC137821360 gene encoding ankyrin repeat-containing protein NPR4-like isoform X2, which translates to MWFRLLQLINFHTLLVTYCKIGVAMRGDWNEARRMIEEDSSLLNAAITKEWGTLLHVVAGTNHVHFANQLVKLLDLPDLELRNFNGNTAFCYAAASGNMEMAAMLIKQNEDLPKIRGGEEATPLYMAVLLRKGEMARLLYPLTTNILEEDDFTMLFFRCIKSELYDIALQILQERSMLAVARDENNDTGLHLLARKTCGFSVGDQWYLPNQILNSSMKATPFVQLVECLWNMLLQQDYDETQLRTFISQPSQITFDATKVGNFEFLATLMRSYPDLLWEVDHKNRSIIHIAVLHRHSTIYCLIHELGSIKDFIATFEDDEGNNILHYAAMLSPPDKLSLISGAALQMTHELLWFQEVKKIMLLVNIEKKNAEGKTPREIFAEEHKELLTKAESWTKSTAINCMLVSTLITTGVFTATFMVPGGNNKKSGNPNYLQEQAFLVFSLSVACALISASASILMFLSILISSYAEDECFKSLPYKLLFGMVTQIISITTMMISFSAAFYITFSHGLTRVPFSIFVLSFLPIPLFKPLWSDIIRSSYLCMSLFWPGK; encoded by the exons ATGTGGTTCAGATTGCTTCAGCTGATCAACTTCCACACCCTTCTCGTCACATACTGCAAGATAGGA GTAGCAATGAGAGGTGATTGGAATGAAGCCAGACGCATGATAGAAGAAGACAGTAGTCTGTTGAACGCTGCCATAACAAAGGAATGGGGTACACTTCTTCATGTTGTGGCAGGAACAAACCATGTTCACTTTGCGAATCAATTGGTTAAATTACTTGACCTACCTGACCTGGAACTGCGAAATTTCAATGGAAACACAGCGTTTTGCTATGCTGCTGCATCTGGAAACATGGAAATGGCTGCTATGTTGATCAAACAAAATGAAGACCTACCCAAAATCAGGGGTGGAGAAGAAGCCACTCCTCTTTATATGGCTGTCTTGCTGAGAAAAGGTGAAATGGCAAGGCTTCTCTACCCTCTCACTACCAACATTTTGGAAGAAGATGACTTCACCATGCTGTTCTTCCGCTGCATAAAATCTGAATTGTATG ATATTGCTTTGCAAATTCTACAAGAACGCTCGATGCTGGCAGTGGCGAGGGATGAGAACAACGACACAGGCTTGCATCTCTTGGCTCGAAAGACTTGTGGTTTTAGTGTTGGTGATCAATGGTATCTTCCAAACCAGATTTTGAACTCTA GCATGAAGGCAACTCCATTCGTCCAACTTGTTGAGTGTCTTTGGAACATGCTTCTACAACAAGATTACGATGAAACACAGTTGAGGACTTTCATAAGTCAACCATCACAAATAACATTTGATGCTACAAAAGTtggaaattttgaatttttagcTACACTTATGAGATCTTACCCTGATTTATTATGGGAAGTGGATCATAAAAACCGAAGCATAATTCACATTGCTGTTCTTCACCGCCATTCAACCATCTATTGTCTAATACACGAACTAGGCTCAATCAAAGATTTCATAGCAACTTTTGAAGACGATGAAGGAAACAACATATTGCATTATGCTGCTATGTTGTCACCTCCAGACAAACTCAGCTTAATTTCCGGAGCAGCTCTTCAAATGACACATGAATTACTATGGTTCCAG GAGGTGAAGAAAATAATGCTGCTGGTAAATATAGAGAAGAAAAATGCTGAAGGCAAGACTCCTCGTGAAATATTTGCTGAGGAGCATAAAGAACTATTAACAAAGGCAGAATCATGGACAAAGAGCACAGCTATTAATTGCATGCTTGTATCTACACTCATAACCACAGGAGTTTTCACTGCTACGTTTATGGTTCCTGGTGGCAACAATAAAAAATCAGGAAATCCCAACTATTTGCAGGAACAAGCATTCCTGGTATTCTCACTATCAGTTGCATGTGCTCTGATATCAGCATCAGCCTCCATACTAATGTTCTTGTCCATCCTCATTTCAAGTTATGCAGAGGATGAATGTTTCAAATCCCTCCCTTACAAGTTACTCTTTGGTATGGTCACACAAATCATCTCCATCACAACCATGATGATATCGTTCAGTGCTGCTTTTTACATAACATTTTCTCATGGTTTAACCAGGGTTCCATTTTCTATTTTCGTGCTTTCGTTTCTGCCAATACCCTTGTTCAAACCACTATGGTCAGATATTATCCGTTCTTCTTATCTTTGTATGTCTCTCTTTTGGCCTGGAAAATAA
- the LOC137821360 gene encoding ankyrin repeat-containing protein NPR4-like isoform X3 yields the protein MRGDWNEARRMIEEDSSLLNAAITKEWGTLLHVVAGTNHVHFANQLVKLLDLPDLELRNFNGNTAFCYAAASGNMEMAAMLIKQNEDLPKIRGGEEATPLYMAVLLRKGEMARLLYPLTTNILEEDDFTMLFFRCIKSELYDIALQILQERSMLAVARDENNDTGLHLLARKTCGFSVGDQWYLPNQILNSSMKATPFVQLVECLWNMLLQQDYDETQLRTFISQPSQITFDATKVGNFEFLATLMRSYPDLLWEVDHKNRSIIHIAVLHRHSTIYCLIHELGSIKDFIATFEDDEGNNILHYAAMLSPPDKLSLISGAALQMTHELLWFQEVKKIMLLVNIEKKNAEGKTPREIFAEEHKELLTKAESWTKSTAINCMLVSTLITTGVFTATFMVPGGNNKKSGNPNYLQEQAFLVFSLSVACALISASASILMFLSILISSYAEDECFKSLPYKLLFGMVTQIISITTMMISFSAAFYITFSHGLTRVPFSIFVLSFLPIPLFKPLWSDIIRSSYLCMSLFWPGK from the exons ATGAGAGGTGATTGGAATGAAGCCAGACGCATGATAGAAGAAGACAGTAGTCTGTTGAACGCTGCCATAACAAAGGAATGGGGTACACTTCTTCATGTTGTGGCAGGAACAAACCATGTTCACTTTGCGAATCAATTGGTTAAATTACTTGACCTACCTGACCTGGAACTGCGAAATTTCAATGGAAACACAGCGTTTTGCTATGCTGCTGCATCTGGAAACATGGAAATGGCTGCTATGTTGATCAAACAAAATGAAGACCTACCCAAAATCAGGGGTGGAGAAGAAGCCACTCCTCTTTATATGGCTGTCTTGCTGAGAAAAGGTGAAATGGCAAGGCTTCTCTACCCTCTCACTACCAACATTTTGGAAGAAGATGACTTCACCATGCTGTTCTTCCGCTGCATAAAATCTGAATTGTATG ATATTGCTTTGCAAATTCTACAAGAACGCTCGATGCTGGCAGTGGCGAGGGATGAGAACAACGACACAGGCTTGCATCTCTTGGCTCGAAAGACTTGTGGTTTTAGTGTTGGTGATCAATGGTATCTTCCAAACCAGATTTTGAACTCTA GCATGAAGGCAACTCCATTCGTCCAACTTGTTGAGTGTCTTTGGAACATGCTTCTACAACAAGATTACGATGAAACACAGTTGAGGACTTTCATAAGTCAACCATCACAAATAACATTTGATGCTACAAAAGTtggaaattttgaatttttagcTACACTTATGAGATCTTACCCTGATTTATTATGGGAAGTGGATCATAAAAACCGAAGCATAATTCACATTGCTGTTCTTCACCGCCATTCAACCATCTATTGTCTAATACACGAACTAGGCTCAATCAAAGATTTCATAGCAACTTTTGAAGACGATGAAGGAAACAACATATTGCATTATGCTGCTATGTTGTCACCTCCAGACAAACTCAGCTTAATTTCCGGAGCAGCTCTTCAAATGACACATGAATTACTATGGTTCCAG GAGGTGAAGAAAATAATGCTGCTGGTAAATATAGAGAAGAAAAATGCTGAAGGCAAGACTCCTCGTGAAATATTTGCTGAGGAGCATAAAGAACTATTAACAAAGGCAGAATCATGGACAAAGAGCACAGCTATTAATTGCATGCTTGTATCTACACTCATAACCACAGGAGTTTTCACTGCTACGTTTATGGTTCCTGGTGGCAACAATAAAAAATCAGGAAATCCCAACTATTTGCAGGAACAAGCATTCCTGGTATTCTCACTATCAGTTGCATGTGCTCTGATATCAGCATCAGCCTCCATACTAATGTTCTTGTCCATCCTCATTTCAAGTTATGCAGAGGATGAATGTTTCAAATCCCTCCCTTACAAGTTACTCTTTGGTATGGTCACACAAATCATCTCCATCACAACCATGATGATATCGTTCAGTGCTGCTTTTTACATAACATTTTCTCATGGTTTAACCAGGGTTCCATTTTCTATTTTCGTGCTTTCGTTTCTGCCAATACCCTTGTTCAAACCACTATGGTCAGATATTATCCGTTCTTCTTATCTTTGTATGTCTCTCTTTTGGCCTGGAAAATAA